From Desulfonatronum sp. SC1, a single genomic window includes:
- a CDS encoding AbrB/MazE/SpoVT family DNA-binding domain-containing protein, which produces MLAKLTSKNQITIPKAIMNGLPPIDYFNVVLRDGTVVLEPVHVDGTTTESIRAKMRRLGLTEDSVADAVRWARDKP; this is translated from the coding sequence GCCAAATTGACCTCGAAAAACCAGATCACGATCCCAAAGGCCATCATGAACGGCCTGCCTCCAATCGACTATTTCAATGTCGTCCTTCGAGATGGAACCGTCGTTTTGGAGCCGGTTCACGTAGACGGCACGACAACCGAATCCATCCGCGCCAAGATGCGCCGACTCGGCCTCACCGAGGACTCCGTCGCCGATGCCGTGCGTTGGGCGCGGGACAAACCGTGA